One genomic window of Paenibacillus xylanilyticus includes the following:
- a CDS encoding helix-turn-helix domain-containing protein, with the protein MDLKRQYKLIAELFDMSIFFVRSSGEVQFELLGNRILNPLYKNDKQFFFSVLGFDPSVCKEDPSVVRTMFFENYILIPIGNDQNDKGTIILGPSLPFSLIEHKINGLINDTNLFANREQVFHYYQSVPVITHERLINITILVNQLFNHELIEAEEVVQNSLRGMYIKDKEIQGSIHSSKGYDEMLHHNPLNEKKFLTIVKEGQLDMLKHFTQLGHENTGVLSKSSHIRSKKNLGIIGIALAARAAIDGGLYSEIAFSVSDVYIQRLEDLRTDKEIDQCCLEAFFSLTEKVSQVKESQHSKIVTLCKNYIYNHRYSKITHEEIAEHAGISPNYLSVLFKKEVGVPVNEYIQQIKIEEAKHMIQFTSTPLSEIGSLLNFTDQSYFTKIFKKHSGRTPKQYQQTHHLIED; encoded by the coding sequence ATGGATCTAAAACGTCAATATAAACTCATTGCTGAACTTTTTGATATGTCCATCTTCTTTGTACGTTCCTCCGGAGAGGTTCAATTCGAACTGTTGGGTAATCGAATCCTTAATCCGCTGTATAAAAATGATAAACAATTCTTTTTTTCAGTGTTGGGGTTTGATCCATCCGTGTGTAAAGAAGATCCTTCCGTTGTACGAACGATGTTTTTTGAGAACTACATTCTTATTCCTATTGGTAACGATCAGAACGATAAAGGAACCATCATTTTAGGACCTTCCCTTCCATTTAGCTTGATTGAACATAAAATTAATGGGCTTATCAATGACACAAACCTCTTTGCCAACCGGGAACAAGTATTTCATTATTATCAGTCTGTTCCTGTAATAACCCATGAGAGGCTAATCAACATCACGATCTTGGTTAATCAATTGTTTAATCATGAATTGATCGAAGCTGAGGAAGTAGTACAGAACTCTTTGCGCGGTATGTATATCAAAGATAAAGAAATACAAGGCTCTATACATTCTTCAAAAGGCTATGATGAGATGCTCCATCACAACCCACTCAATGAAAAGAAATTCTTAACCATCGTCAAGGAAGGTCAATTGGATATGCTTAAACACTTTACACAACTTGGTCATGAAAATACAGGAGTCCTGTCCAAATCAAGTCATATCCGTTCTAAAAAGAATCTTGGCATTATCGGTATCGCTCTTGCAGCCAGAGCAGCAATTGACGGGGGGCTCTATTCGGAGATTGCTTTTTCGGTAAGTGATGTTTACATACAACGCCTCGAGGATCTACGAACCGATAAGGAAATCGATCAGTGCTGCTTGGAAGCATTTTTTTCGTTAACCGAAAAAGTCTCTCAGGTTAAAGAATCGCAGCATTCTAAAATCGTAACACTGTGCAAAAATTATATATATAACCACCGTTATTCCAAAATTACACACGAGGAAATTGCTGAACATGCTGGTATCAGCCCAAACTATCTGTCTGTACTATTTAAAAAAGAAGTGGGAGTTCCCGTGAATGAATATATTCAACAGATCAAAATTGAGGAAGCTAAACATATGATTCAATTTACGAGCACACCACTTTCTGAAATCGGGTCCCTTTTGAATTTTACGGATCAGAGTTATTTCACCAAAATCTTCAAAAAACATTCCGGCAGAACCCCTAAGCAGTATCAACAAACGCATCATTTGATAGAGGACTAA
- a CDS encoding glycoside hydrolase family 3 C-terminal domain-containing protein, whose translation MNPNLKEMISQMTLEEKAELCSGKDFWNTISIDRLAIPSIMMTDGPHGLRKQEGSADHLGLNKSVPATCFPSGSGVASSWNRELAHTMGKAIGQEAAAADISIVLGPGVNIKRSPLCGRNFEYFSEDPYLSGTLAASYIQGVQSQGVGTSIKHFAVNNQEYKRMSVDAVVDERTLREIYLASFEYAVKKGEPWTVMAAYNRVNGDFCSENSRLLTEILREEWGFAGVVVSDWGAVNERDQGLAAGLDLEMPSSNGVGCKKMIEAVQSGTLSEEVLDQSVERLLSLVFKAVDNKRNSVSVDVETQHQLARKIASECMVLLKNEESILPLNTEDSIAVIGAFAQQPRYQGGGSSHIMPTKLDNIYEEILKTATDSACISYAAGYSVDEDVVNEELIQEAVAVAKNAQVAVIFAGLPERYESEGFDRRHLQLPESHRTLIEAVAEVQENIVVVLSNGGPIEMPWLDKVKAVLEAYLGGQALGGAIVDILFGSVNPSGKLAETFPKKLIHNPSYLNFPGDGETAEYREGIFTGYRHYDTRDVEPLFPFGFGLSYTQFEYRDLQVCHKQIKDTGSVTVTAKVKNTGERAGKEAVQLYVRDVESTVPRPLQELKGYTKVSLQPGEETIVQFDLDKRAFAYYDVKLKDWHVETGKFDIMVGKSSREIELIETIEVESSVIVTKPITRHSTFGELLQHPVGAEIMGAMGQYDGNEAGLGEGMQELIMGTTLHNAALMSNGQFTEETLQSILSAINR comes from the coding sequence ATGAATCCTAATTTAAAAGAAATGATCAGTCAAATGACATTGGAAGAAAAAGCAGAACTCTGCTCAGGTAAAGATTTCTGGAACACCATATCCATCGACCGCCTTGCGATTCCCTCTATTATGATGACAGATGGCCCTCACGGACTTCGAAAACAAGAGGGGAGCGCGGACCACTTAGGCTTAAATAAAAGTGTACCGGCTACCTGCTTCCCATCTGGAAGTGGAGTTGCTTCATCGTGGAATCGTGAACTGGCCCATACGATGGGGAAAGCAATCGGACAAGAAGCAGCGGCGGCGGATATTTCCATTGTTTTGGGGCCTGGTGTGAATATCAAGCGTTCCCCGCTGTGTGGCCGAAATTTTGAATATTTTTCTGAAGATCCTTATTTATCGGGAACTTTGGCAGCTAGCTATATTCAAGGCGTACAAAGCCAAGGTGTGGGTACTTCCATCAAACATTTTGCGGTAAACAACCAGGAATATAAGCGAATGTCTGTCGATGCGGTGGTCGATGAACGGACATTGCGAGAAATTTATCTGGCTAGCTTCGAGTATGCAGTGAAAAAGGGAGAGCCCTGGACTGTCATGGCCGCTTATAACAGGGTAAATGGGGACTTTTGTTCCGAAAACAGCCGGTTACTGACTGAAATTCTTCGGGAAGAATGGGGATTTGCAGGCGTAGTGGTGTCGGATTGGGGGGCTGTCAATGAACGGGATCAGGGACTAGCGGCCGGTCTGGACCTTGAGATGCCTTCCAGTAACGGAGTAGGATGCAAGAAAATGATTGAAGCTGTACAATCGGGAACGTTGAGCGAAGAGGTGCTGGATCAGTCTGTTGAGAGATTGTTGTCACTTGTATTCAAAGCTGTTGATAACAAGCGGAATTCAGTATCGGTTGATGTAGAGACACAGCACCAGTTGGCCAGAAAGATTGCAAGTGAATGCATGGTTCTGCTTAAGAATGAGGAGAGTATTCTGCCTCTTAACACCGAAGATTCCATAGCAGTTATCGGAGCATTCGCGCAGCAACCGCGCTACCAGGGAGGCGGTAGTTCACACATTATGCCGACGAAGCTGGATAACATCTATGAAGAAATCCTTAAAACAGCCACTGATAGTGCATGCATCTCCTATGCGGCTGGTTATTCAGTAGACGAAGATGTTGTAAACGAAGAACTGATTCAAGAAGCAGTAGCTGTCGCAAAGAATGCACAGGTTGCCGTGATATTTGCCGGGCTGCCTGAACGCTATGAGTCCGAAGGTTTCGACCGGAGACACCTTCAATTGCCGGAAAGTCACCGAACTTTAATTGAAGCCGTCGCGGAGGTTCAAGAGAATATTGTTGTTGTATTGAGCAACGGAGGCCCCATTGAAATGCCTTGGCTGGATAAAGTTAAGGCTGTATTGGAGGCATACCTTGGAGGACAGGCTTTGGGTGGTGCGATCGTTGATATTCTCTTTGGAAGTGTAAATCCAAGCGGAAAACTGGCTGAGACATTTCCTAAAAAACTGATCCACAATCCGTCGTACTTGAATTTCCCCGGAGACGGCGAGACTGCCGAATATCGGGAAGGTATTTTTACGGGCTACCGACATTACGATACAAGAGATGTGGAGCCTTTGTTTCCATTTGGCTTCGGTTTGAGCTACACCCAATTTGAATATCGTGATCTACAGGTCTGTCATAAACAGATCAAAGATACCGGCAGTGTAACGGTCACAGCAAAAGTTAAAAACACGGGTGAAAGAGCGGGCAAAGAGGCTGTTCAGCTATATGTACGTGATGTGGAATCAACGGTCCCACGTCCACTTCAGGAATTAAAGGGGTACACCAAAGTTTCACTTCAGCCTGGTGAAGAGACCATCGTGCAATTTGATCTGGACAAAAGAGCGTTTGCTTACTACGATGTTAAGCTGAAAGACTGGCATGTGGAGACAGGTAAATTCGACATTATGGTCGGGAAATCTTCAAGAGAGATCGAACTCATTGAAACAATCGAGGTAGAATCGAGCGTTATTGTTACCAAACCCATTACCAGGCATTCCACATTTGGTGAATTACTGCAGCATCCCGTTGGTGCTGAAATTATGGGTGCGATGGGGCAATATGACGGGAATGAAGCAGGACTGGGTGAGGGAATGCAGGAACTAATTATGGGTACCACATTGCACAATGCAGCACTTATGAGCAACGGTCAGTTCACAGAAGAAACACTACAGAGCATCTTATCCGCTATTAACCGTTGA
- the csaA gene encoding chaperone CsaA codes for MATIDDFAALDIRVGTIKEAEYFEEAKFPAIKLKIDFGPEIGMKSSSAQITKRYNAEDIIGRQIVGIVNFPPRRIAGFKSEVLVLGGVPEKGDVILLKPDTEIPNGTPIA; via the coding sequence TTGGCAACGATCGATGATTTTGCAGCACTAGATATTCGTGTCGGAACGATTAAGGAAGCGGAGTATTTTGAAGAAGCAAAATTCCCAGCGATTAAGCTTAAGATTGATTTTGGACCGGAGATCGGGATGAAATCCTCAAGTGCACAAATAACGAAGCGTTACAACGCTGAGGACATCATAGGAAGACAAATTGTTGGAATCGTCAATTTTCCTCCTCGGCGCATTGCTGGATTCAAATCGGAGGTATTAGTTTTGGGTGGAGTTCCGGAAAAAGGAGATGTAATACTATTGAAGCCTGATACTGAAATCCCTAACGGTACTCCTATTGCATAA
- a CDS encoding putative quinol monooxygenase: MNDTNNRYVTVLWEARAKTGREAEMKAFMTAAVTPSRNDQGNIDYEAHEVEGQPGTFIIYERWENREALDRHLSAPRMRELVPQLLELMEGSIEEGIRLLKPFRPAH; encoded by the coding sequence ATGAACGATACAAACAACCGTTACGTAACTGTACTATGGGAGGCTAGAGCCAAGACAGGGAGAGAAGCAGAAATGAAGGCGTTTATGACTGCAGCTGTCACCCCGTCACGCAATGACCAGGGAAACATTGACTATGAGGCTCACGAGGTAGAAGGCCAGCCTGGTACATTCATCATCTACGAGCGCTGGGAAAACCGGGAAGCCCTCGATCGACACCTGAGCGCCCCGCGGATGAGGGAACTGGTACCCCAGCTCTTAGAACTGATGGAGGGATCCATTGAGGAAGGGATTCGACTCCTGAAACCGTTTCGTCCAGCGCATTAA
- a CDS encoding SDR family oxidoreductase encodes MPYKTQDMVVVTGTSSGIGRATAEQLAAEGFHVLAGVRRQEDADKIKQNNIEPVILDITASDTLRALAERVEQDPLGRPLRAVVNNAGIAVNAPLEMVPLDEFRRQIEVSVIGQVAVIQALTPALLKSGGRVVNIGSVGGKISMPGFGIYSAAKYAMEAINDSLRREMSSFGLKVIMITPGGVSTSLSEKGVTTADRLSKLMTPDQHRRHDRLFDAVKAQAESWATSGIPPQKVAEVVSRAIHASNPRTRYTAGRDSALLTRLVRILPDKLLDRMLRSQMKLQ; translated from the coding sequence ATGCCATATAAAACTCAAGACATGGTTGTCGTCACAGGTACTTCAAGTGGAATCGGCAGGGCTACCGCGGAGCAGCTCGCCGCTGAAGGATTTCACGTTTTAGCTGGGGTTCGCCGTCAGGAAGATGCCGACAAAATCAAACAAAACAATATCGAACCGGTGATTCTCGATATTACCGCTAGCGACACACTAAGGGCGCTGGCCGAACGAGTGGAGCAAGATCCACTTGGACGCCCGCTGCGCGCCGTGGTCAACAATGCCGGCATTGCCGTTAATGCACCTCTTGAGATGGTTCCGCTGGATGAATTTCGTCGTCAGATCGAAGTCAGCGTGATTGGGCAGGTTGCGGTTATTCAGGCGCTTACTCCTGCCTTGCTGAAGAGCGGCGGACGCGTAGTTAATATCGGATCCGTTGGCGGCAAAATCTCCATGCCCGGTTTCGGAATTTATTCAGCTGCAAAGTACGCGATGGAAGCGATCAATGACAGCCTCCGCAGAGAGATGTCCTCGTTCGGACTCAAAGTTATCATGATTACTCCGGGCGGTGTCAGCACCAGCCTGTCGGAGAAAGGGGTTACGACAGCCGATCGGCTGTCCAAGTTGATGACGCCCGATCAGCACAGACGCCATGATCGTCTTTTTGACGCCGTGAAAGCACAGGCTGAATCATGGGCTACGAGCGGTATTCCTCCTCAGAAAGTGGCAGAAGTGGTTTCACGAGCCATCCACGCAAGTAACCCGCGCACCCGCTATACGGCTGGCCGAGATTCGGCACTGCTGACCCGACTGGTTCGTATTCTCCCGGATAAACTTCTCGACCGGATGCTCCGCAGCCAGATGAAGCTGCAGTAA
- a CDS encoding TetR/AcrR family transcriptional regulator, giving the protein MNTYDKILAAALKVLEEEGGAQFSTRAVTSIAQVTAPTLYHHFGNADGLLSAAIVEAFKQLFESKIAAVESPIPEMALRQGWDDYVRFAAARPRIYAAMMGRLLEGAHIEAADQSYQALVQNVQRVAAAGKLAVSAEAAADLVWASANTASWLYVTSQIRKAPPPQPDVVDLIRESVMQIILIPMPDSPSK; this is encoded by the coding sequence ATGAACACATATGACAAAATATTAGCAGCTGCTCTTAAGGTACTGGAAGAAGAGGGCGGAGCCCAATTTTCGACACGAGCTGTCACTTCGATCGCGCAGGTTACGGCTCCTACACTCTACCATCATTTCGGTAATGCCGATGGACTCCTGAGTGCAGCTATAGTGGAAGCGTTCAAACAGTTATTCGAAAGCAAAATTGCCGCAGTGGAGTCCCCTATTCCAGAGATGGCGCTTCGTCAGGGGTGGGATGACTATGTCCGCTTCGCGGCAGCCCGTCCTCGGATATATGCGGCAATGATGGGGCGGCTGCTTGAGGGCGCCCACATCGAGGCGGCAGATCAGTCGTACCAAGCACTTGTGCAAAATGTTCAAAGAGTTGCTGCCGCAGGAAAATTAGCTGTTTCAGCCGAAGCTGCGGCAGATCTGGTTTGGGCTTCTGCCAATACGGCCTCTTGGCTGTATGTGACGTCCCAAATTCGCAAGGCACCCCCACCCCAGCCCGACGTCGTTGATCTCATTCGAGAAAGCGTGATGCAGATTATCTTGATCCCAATGCCGGATTCTCCTTCAAAATGA
- a CDS encoding L-dopachrome tautomerase-related protein produces the protein MFEEDIILPMLPMEEYFGKLELVHSFYGAMPTGVSVSETGRIFICFPKWGDDVKFTVAEIVEGQLQPYPNAETNLINPLNLAMSFISVQSVVADGRGTLWVLDTAAPNFSEPIIGGAKLVAVDLETNTITKVYTFADDVVLPTTYLNDVRFDFRVGNAGYAYITDSSSNGPGAIIVVNLENGNAYRRLHGASSTSPDPYFVPKVEGKILMNRNPDGSTSPFRLASDGIAISPDGKTLFYCPLTSRQLYSISTESLRDRTIPDFKLSDLVHYWGEKGASDGMITDAKGNVYAGDYENDSIRKILPNGIMETIAHDPRILWPDTFSIGPDQYLYVIVNQLHRQARFHYGKDLRKKPYSLLRLKIDELPAPTFG, from the coding sequence ATGTTTGAGGAGGACATCATACTGCCTATGTTACCTATGGAAGAATATTTTGGTAAGTTAGAACTCGTTCATTCGTTTTACGGGGCTATGCCTACAGGCGTTAGTGTATCCGAAACCGGGCGTATCTTTATTTGCTTTCCGAAATGGGGAGATGACGTTAAATTTACGGTAGCGGAAATTGTTGAGGGTCAGCTGCAGCCTTATCCTAATGCAGAAACGAATTTGATCAACCCCTTGAATCTCGCAATGTCCTTCATCAGTGTGCAAAGTGTTGTTGCTGATGGAAGGGGAACCTTGTGGGTACTGGACACGGCTGCACCAAATTTTTCTGAACCCATTATAGGAGGGGCAAAACTAGTCGCGGTAGATTTAGAAACAAATACAATAACAAAAGTATATACATTTGCAGATGATGTGGTCCTGCCGACAACGTATCTGAATGATGTCCGATTTGACTTTCGAGTAGGTAACGCAGGTTACGCCTATATAACGGATTCTTCTTCCAATGGTCCAGGTGCTATTATCGTCGTAAATTTAGAAAACGGAAATGCGTATAGACGGTTGCATGGAGCAAGCTCAACCTCACCCGATCCGTATTTTGTACCGAAAGTGGAAGGTAAAATTTTGATGAATCGAAACCCAGATGGTTCGACATCTCCCTTTCGGTTGGCCTCTGATGGTATAGCCATTTCCCCTGATGGAAAAACGTTATTCTATTGTCCATTAACCAGTCGCCAGCTATACTCGATCTCAACAGAATCATTAAGAGACAGAACGATACCGGATTTCAAGTTAAGTGATCTTGTGCACTATTGGGGAGAGAAGGGTGCATCGGATGGGATGATCACGGACGCAAAAGGAAACGTGTATGCTGGAGATTATGAAAACGATAGTATTCGAAAGATATTGCCGAATGGAATTATGGAAACCATCGCCCATGATCCCCGAATTTTATGGCCAGATACGTTTTCAATTGGTCCGGATCAATACTTATATGTAATTGTGAACCAATTACATAGACAGGCAAGATTTCATTATGGCAAAGACTTGCGAAAAAAACCGTATAGTTTACTACGTTTGAAAATTGATGAATTACCTGCACCTACTTTTGGATAA
- a CDS encoding spore gernimation protein GerQ: protein MNNPTLAPHESMELHEALNFKTLCIAKSKLMQGLVFDQELKALMQKDVTQSIQQIAELQAIYARAPFQAPVPSSPTPITH from the coding sequence ATGAACAACCCAACACTAGCGCCGCACGAATCGATGGAACTGCATGAAGCTTTAAACTTTAAAACGCTATGCATCGCTAAGTCAAAACTGATGCAAGGCCTCGTCTTTGACCAAGAGCTAAAAGCTTTAATGCAAAAAGACGTCACTCAGTCCATACAACAGATCGCCGAGCTGCAAGCCATTTACGCGAGAGCTCCTTTCCAAGCGCCTGTTCCGAGTAGTCCGACACCTATAACACATTAA
- a CDS encoding spore coat protein, whose translation MNTDYLDPINSLNMPEMADMTFAMDFLIRAKEGVRNLSIALTETASPDVRALLHTQLKQGIAMHQEISELMIRKKWFHPYELNEQYQLDQLSANNTVMIGQMNLFPGDTSRKGMFDRTPDEHIGGHKA comes from the coding sequence ATGAATACCGATTATTTAGACCCGATTAACTCATTAAATATGCCGGAAATGGCAGATATGACTTTTGCCATGGACTTCCTTATTCGTGCCAAGGAAGGTGTGCGTAATTTGTCCATCGCTCTGACGGAAACGGCTTCACCAGATGTAAGAGCCCTGCTGCACACTCAGCTTAAACAAGGGATTGCAATGCACCAGGAAATCTCGGAGCTCATGATTCGCAAAAAGTGGTTCCATCCTTACGAGCTGAATGAACAGTACCAACTCGACCAGCTATCCGCGAATAATACGGTAATGATCGGGCAGATGAATCTGTTCCCGGGAGATACGTCGCGTAAAGGGATGTTTGATCGGACCCCAGATGAACATATTGGAGGACATAAAGCATGA
- a CDS encoding zinc-dependent alcohol dehydrogenase: MKAVTYQGVKNVVVKEVPDAKIEKPDDMIVKITSTAICGSDLHLIHGMIPNLQENYVIGHEPMGIVEEVGPGVTNLKKGDRVIIPFNIACGECFYCKNQLESQCDNSNENGDMGAYFGYSGTTGGYSGGQAEYLRVPFANFTHFKIPESCEQPDEKLSLIADAMTTAFWSVDNAGVKNGDTVIVLGCGPVGLLAQKFCWLKGAKRVIAVDYVDYRLQHAKRTNNVEIVNFEQDQNIGNTLKEMTKGGADVVIDAVGMDGKMSDLEYLASGLKLQGGTMSAFIIASQAVRKGGTIQVTGVYGGRYNGFPLGDIMQRNVNIRSGQAPVIHYMPYMYELVTSGKVDPGDIVTHVIPLSDAKRGYEVFDTKTDNCIKVILKP; the protein is encoded by the coding sequence ATGAAGGCGGTAACGTATCAAGGGGTTAAAAATGTCGTGGTCAAAGAGGTTCCGGATGCGAAGATTGAGAAACCGGACGATATGATCGTAAAGATCACCAGTACCGCCATTTGCGGTTCTGACCTTCATCTTATTCACGGGATGATCCCTAACCTTCAGGAGAACTATGTCATCGGACATGAGCCGATGGGGATCGTAGAAGAAGTAGGCCCTGGCGTGACAAACCTGAAAAAAGGCGACCGTGTAATCATCCCGTTCAACATCGCATGTGGAGAATGCTTTTATTGTAAAAATCAGCTGGAAAGCCAATGTGACAATTCCAACGAGAACGGAGATATGGGCGCATATTTCGGCTACTCGGGAACGACCGGCGGGTATTCTGGCGGGCAAGCCGAGTATTTACGGGTTCCGTTTGCCAATTTCACCCACTTCAAAATTCCAGAGAGCTGCGAACAACCGGACGAAAAGCTAAGCTTGATCGCTGATGCCATGACCACGGCATTCTGGAGCGTAGATAATGCCGGCGTAAAAAATGGAGATACGGTCATCGTTCTCGGATGCGGCCCAGTTGGACTCTTGGCCCAGAAATTCTGCTGGCTGAAAGGAGCAAAGCGGGTCATAGCCGTTGACTATGTCGATTACCGCTTGCAGCATGCGAAGCGAACGAACAACGTCGAAATCGTAAACTTCGAACAAGATCAGAACATTGGCAATACGCTCAAGGAAATGACCAAAGGCGGCGCCGATGTTGTCATTGATGCAGTAGGTATGGACGGCAAGATGAGTGATCTTGAATATTTAGCCAGCGGTTTGAAACTGCAAGGCGGCACCATGAGCGCATTTATTATTGCTTCACAGGCTGTCCGCAAAGGCGGCACCATCCAAGTCACTGGGGTATATGGTGGTCGTTATAACGGCTTCCCGCTCGGTGACATCATGCAGAGAAATGTGAATATCCGTTCTGGACAAGCTCCAGTTATTCACTATATGCCGTATATGTACGAGTTGGTTACGTCTGGCAAAGTGGACCCCGGCGACATTGTTACGCATGTCATTCCGCTCAGCGATGCCAAGCGGGGCTATGAAGTGTTCGATACAAAAACGGACAATTGTATTAAAGTCATCTTAAAGCCTTAA